DNA sequence from the Shewanella piezotolerans WP3 genome:
TTGATGATGTGGCTGCGCTAACAGGTAATAGTTATGAGCTTAGCTTTACCGCGCCATCGACCTACGAGCTTAAAGATGCTCAAAGCGGTAATGTGACGCCATTGACGCTAAACGGCACCACTTTAGAAGGCGCAAACGGATTTAGTATCGATATTGCAAGTGGCGCTATGGCTTCAGGCGATAAGTTTGAGATCCGTCCAACGTCAAGTGCAGCAACGGCATTATCTGTCACCATGACTGACGGCAAAGGCATTGCCGCAGCAGCGCCAACAATTACCGCGGATGCGGCAAACTCGGGCAACACCAGTATCAACCTTGTCAGCATCGACAACCGAAATGCTGCTGGCTTCCCTACCACAGGTTCTGAGCTAACCTTTGAAATCGATCCATCGGCAGTGCCACCTACTTTTGAAGCTTTTGATGCACAGGGCAACTCTTTAGGACCCGCTGCACCTTATACACCTCCGAGTATTAGCGCGAATGGTTTTACCTTTGAAGTTGATTCCACAGCAACCACTAAAGAGCGATTTACTTTTGACTTGTCGTTTGCCGAAGGTGACAACAGTAACTTAGTGAATATGGCGAAGCTTAACGAAAGCAAAATAATGAATGGTGGTAGCACCACTCTGACTGATGTATTTGAAAATACCAAACTCGATATTGGCGGCAAAACAAAGTCGGCTGAAATTGCAGTAGGTTCAGCAGGTGCTATTTACAATCAGGCATATACCCGGGTGCAAAGTGTATCGGGAGTTAACCTTGATGAAGAAGCGGCAAACTTGATGCGCTTTCAGCAATCTTATCAAGCGTCGGCGCGGATCATGACCACCGCGACGGAAATATTTAATACCTTGTTTAGCTCATTACGCTAACTCGGCATTAGCGAGTAGAGAAAGGAAAACAGCATGAGAATCTCAACGGCGCAAATGTTTAACCAAACTACGACTAATGTGATGAAAAGCCAGTCTGCGACTAGCAAAATCATGGAACAGTTAGCATCGGGGAAAAAAGTCAGCACTGCAGGTGATGATCCAGTCGCAGCTATCGGTATTGATAACCTTAAGCAACAAGGCGCTGTGGTTGATCAGTTTATAAAGAATATCGATTACGCTTCAAATCGTTTGGCCGTTAGCGAAAGTAAAATTGGCAATGCTGAAAATGTGGTTGAGAGCATGCGTGAGCAGATGCTGCGCTCAGTAAACGGCACGCTCAGTGATGCCGATCGGCAAACAATTGCCGATGAGATGCGCGGCAGCCTAGAAGAGCTGCTATCTATTGCCAACAGCAAAGATGAATCGGGTAATAGCTTGTTTGCCGGTTTTAAAACAAATACTGAACCGTTCGCTTTTGATAACAATGGCAAGGTTGTCTACAGCGGCGACTCCGGTATTAGAGATTCGGTGGTGGCATCGGGCGTTACTGTAGGCAGTAATATTCCTGGCGACAGTGTCTTTATGAACGCTGCTAACGCAATCGGCGACTACAGCGTCAATTATTCGTCAACTCAACAAGGCAAATTTAGCGTTGAAAGCGCAAAGATAACGGATCCTACTTTACCGGTTACGGGCAACTATACCTTTGACTTTGTTGATAATGGAGCGGGTGGACTTGATGTCAATGTGACAGATTCTGCCGGTACGGTAACCACAATTCCCAATTTTGATGCGACTCAACCTCTAACGGTAGATGGCATTGAGTTACAGCTGAAAGGTACGCCGCAAGCGGGTGATTCCTTTGAGTTAGCGCCAGAACAAAACTCAAACATATTCGATACCTTAAATAGCGCGATAGCACTGCTTGAAGATGGTAGTAAGTTAAATTCTCCGCAAGGGCAAGCGGAAATGGCACAGTTATTGAATAACGTAAGTAGTGGTCAAGAGCAGATGGCAACCAGCCGCAGTGTGGCAGGTAATAGTTTAAAGAGTCTAGAAAACTACACTAGTACACACAAAGAGGAGCAGTTGGTCAATCAATCGGCACTGTCTTTACTTGAAGACTTAGATTATGCAGAAGCGATAACTGAGTTCGAAAAGCAGCAGATGTCGCTTAACGCGGTATCGAGCGTGTTTAGTAAGGTTGGCTCTATGTCGCTTTTTGATTATTTATAAAAACAGGCCATTCATAACGCGCTTAGCGATATGACTTGTAAGTAACAGGTAAACAAAATATTAAATAATTCCGATTTAATCTAAATGTTGGCACAAAAAAAGCATTAATAAATCTGAAATATTTAGCTGCAACTAGAAAGATAAAAAATTGACGGTTAAGCGTTTGTTAATATTCATTAAAGGTGAGATTGACTACGCATTAGATAAGTCAAATAAAAAACACTTTGCCAGGAACAGCGGCAATGGTGATACAGATTCAGTTTGATAATTGAAATATTAACAATTTTAGCCAAGTAACCAATCTTGGCAAACCAACTAAGAAGAGGATTACACCATGGCTATTAGCGTTAATACTAATGTCACATCAATGAAAGCCCAAGCCAACATGAATAAGGCGAGCTCTAATCAGCAAACATCTATGGAGCGTTTGTCTTCAGGTTTGCGCATTAACAGCGCCAAAGATGATGCTGCGGGTCTGCAGATTTCTAACCGTATGACCAGCCAAATTAATGGTATTGGTGTTGCTATGCGTAACGCCAATGACGGTATCTCTATTGCGCAAACTGCAGAAGGCGCAATGCAGGAATCTACCAACATTTTGCAACGTATGCGTGACTTATCTTTGCAATCAGCTAACGGCTCAAACTCTTCGGATGATCGCGCAGCCATGCAAAAAGAGATGTCGTCATTGCAATCGGAGTTAACACGTATCTCTGAAACAACCTCATTTGGTGGCCAGAAACTATTAGATGGTACTTATGGTACGCAAAACTTCCAGGTCGGTTCAAATGCCAACGAAACAATTTCTGTTTCATTGATGGATACAAGTGCATCTGCTATCGGGCAGCATCAACTTGATGGCACTGGCACAACGGGTGCCAAGTTAGGTGCTGCAGTAGCTGATGGTACCTCAGCTACTGCGACCGGCGTTACCACGGGAACTATGAAGGTTAATGGAGACTCTCTTACAATAGCCGCTGATGCGAAGGCGACAGAAATAGCGACTCAAGTTAATGGATTGGATAATGGTGTTAAAGCTGAAGCAACCGTGACTGCGACAGTTGGAGCTTTAACTGGTGCTACAGTTGATGCTGACTTGAAAATTGGCACAAAAACTTATGCGATGGCGGATTACGTAGATAACCAAGATAAGCTTGTCGAAGACTTGAAAGCTGATGGTTTTGAAGCGTCAAATGACAACGGTACTGTAAGTATTACCGCTAAAGGCGTGGATTCAATTGCGCTCGAAGGTGGGGCGGCTAACACGGCAACTTTAGATGGTGCAGCTGCTGTTGTAGCAGGTAAGGTTAAGTTTGCTGCTGTTGAAATGACATCTCAGAATAATATCGCTTTATCAGGTACAGCAGCGACAATTACAGATGTAGTCGGTACTGCAACATCTTCAACGCTTGCAAGTGTTGAAGGTTTAGATATTACTGATGCCGATGGTGCACAAAGCTCGATTGCGGTAATCGATGCCGCTATCGCGGGTATCGATTCACAACGTGCTGACTTAGGTGCGGTACAGAACCGTATGAACTTTACCATCAACAACTTAAGTAACGTTCAATCAAACGTATCTGATGCGCGTAGCCGTATTCAAGATGTGGATTTTGCTAAAGAGACTGCCGAGCTAACTAAGCAGCAAATTCTATCGCAAACCTCTTCAGCGATGCTTGCACAGGCTAATCAGTTGCCACAAGCGGCGCTTTCATTACTGGGTTAAGGTAAGCAGTTAGTAGCTTAGAGTGGCTACAGCGTGTTTAAATTGACGTTATCTAGAGCTTCGGTAGAAATATCGAAGCTTTATTATTTTGTATAAGTTTTACTTTGATTGTTAATGTTCTCGAACAGCCAGTGCCTCTTAACTGTTTCTATTTCCTATCGCTTCTAACTCTTTAATATATGAGTCATCGTTGACAACTTTTGTCACATTCTTCAAATGCGGCTCAGGCCGATTGGCGTCTTCTCTAGGTTTAACCCATTGAGTTTGTCTTGGTTATTTTCGCATTTTCATCATGTTGAGTTAATGGTGCCTCAGGTTAAAGTGTTGATTTTTTAATGGTTTAAAATTTATTTTGCGAAATCACAAAATAAATACTAAAGCTTAAAAAGAACGTGCCGTTAAATATACTGTAACCAACATGATTCGCCTGGCTTTAGAAAGACAGGCACTAATATAAGTACTGTTGATTAGTACAGTCTAAAGCAAGGTAAGAGGGAATTAATAATGGCTATTTCAGTAAATACGAACGTCACCTCAATGAAAGCGCAAAATAACTTAAACAGCGCTACGAGCAATCAGAAGACATCGATGGAGCGTTTAGCATCTGGTCTGCGCATTAACAGCGCCAAAGATGATGCTGCGGGTCTGCAGATTTCTAACCGTATGACCAGCCAAATTAATGGTATTGGTGTTGCTATGCGTAACGCCAATGACGGTATCTCTATCGCACAAACCGCTGAAGGTTCAATGCAAGAGTCGACTAACATCTTGCAACGTATGCGTGATTTATCACTGCAGTCAGCTAACGGCTCAAACTCTGCAGATGACCGTGATGCGATGCAAAAAGAGATTAATTCATTGAACAGTGAATTAACACGTATTGCTGAAACAACCTCATTTGGTGGTCAGAAACTACTAGATGGTACTTATGGTACGCAAAACTTCCAGGTCGGTTCAAACGCCAATGAAACTATTTCAGTGTCACTTTCAGATACTAGTGCTTCAGCGTTAGGCCAGCATCAACTTGATGGCACTGGCACAACGGGTGCCAAGTTAGGTGCTGCAGTAGCTGATGGTACCTCAGCTACTGCGACCGGCGTTACCACGGGAACTATGAAGGTTAATGGAGACTCTCTTACAATAGCCGCTGATGCGAAGGCGACAGAAATAGCGACTCAAGTTAATGGATTGGATAATGGTGTTAAAGCTG
Encoded proteins:
- the flgL gene encoding flagellar hook-associated protein FlgL; its protein translation is MRISTAQMFNQTTTNVMKSQSATSKIMEQLASGKKVSTAGDDPVAAIGIDNLKQQGAVVDQFIKNIDYASNRLAVSESKIGNAENVVESMREQMLRSVNGTLSDADRQTIADEMRGSLEELLSIANSKDESGNSLFAGFKTNTEPFAFDNNGKVVYSGDSGIRDSVVASGVTVGSNIPGDSVFMNAANAIGDYSVNYSSTQQGKFSVESAKITDPTLPVTGNYTFDFVDNGAGGLDVNVTDSAGTVTTIPNFDATQPLTVDGIELQLKGTPQAGDSFELAPEQNSNIFDTLNSAIALLEDGSKLNSPQGQAEMAQLLNNVSSGQEQMATSRSVAGNSLKSLENYTSTHKEEQLVNQSALSLLEDLDYAEAITEFEKQQMSLNAVSSVFSKVGSMSLFDYL
- a CDS encoding flagellin, whose product is MAISVNTNVTSMKAQANMNKASSNQQTSMERLSSGLRINSAKDDAAGLQISNRMTSQINGIGVAMRNANDGISIAQTAEGAMQESTNILQRMRDLSLQSANGSNSSDDRAAMQKEMSSLQSELTRISETTSFGGQKLLDGTYGTQNFQVGSNANETISVSLMDTSASAIGQHQLDGTGTTGAKLGAAVADGTSATATGVTTGTMKVNGDSLTIAADAKATEIATQVNGLDNGVKAEATVTATVGALTGATVDADLKIGTKTYAMADYVDNQDKLVEDLKADGFEASNDNGTVSITAKGVDSIALEGGAANTATLDGAAAVVAGKVKFAAVEMTSQNNIALSGTAATITDVVGTATSSTLASVEGLDITDADGAQSSIAVIDAAIAGIDSQRADLGAVQNRMNFTINNLSNVQSNVSDARSRIQDVDFAKETAELTKQQILSQTSSAMLAQANQLPQAALSLLG
- a CDS encoding flagellin, with protein sequence MAISVNTNVTSMKAQNNLNSATSNQKTSMERLASGLRINSAKDDAAGLQISNRMTSQINGIGVAMRNANDGISIAQTAEGSMQESTNILQRMRDLSLQSANGSNSADDRDAMQKEINSLNSELTRIAETTSFGGQKLLDGTYGTQNFQVGSNANETISVSLSDTSASALGQHQLDGTGTTGAKLGAAVADGTSATATGVTTGTMKVNGDSLTIAADAKATEIATQVNGLDNGVKAEATVTATVGALTGATVDADLKIGTKTYAMADYVDNQDKLVEDLKADGFEASNDNGTVSITAKGVDSIALEGGAANTATLDGAAAVVAGKVKFAAVEMTSQNNIALSGTAATITDVVGTASSSTLASVEGLDITDADGAQSAIAVIDAAIAGIDSQRADLGAVQNRMNFTINNLSNVQSNVSDARSRIQDVDFAKETAELTKQQILSQTSSAMLAQANQLPQAALSLL